In the genome of Nitrospirota bacterium, the window GATTCGCGACGCAGGACCGGTCAGCCTGCTAAATGCTAACAAAGGGGAAAGGCGACGAGTCGCTTGCAGACCCGTCGCCTTTCTGTCGCGGTGAAGCATCGCTCCTCACGGAGAGTGCCTTGTTGGCTAACCCTTTTGAGCAACCTATAGGGTTCCGCCCAGCTATCCCAACCCAGTGCCGAGAAAAGACTCCCACCACCTTTCAAGCAGCCTTCGCCACATATTCTCAACTGCTACAACTTCGTGATTTTGATTTCTTGAACCATCGCATCGGGGGTTTCGCGACGAGTTCCAGGCCACTCCAGTTCAAGTTTTATCTCAGCCGGAGGTCCCTTCTCAAAGAAGACTTGAACTTTGAAGCGGTGCGTGCCAGGCGGAATATGAGAGGTCATCTTCCTTGGCCATGTACCTGGCTGAACGATAAAGCGAAGCTGTGGAGTATCCACACCCCCCGAAAGTAATCCGTCGGTTATTCTTTGAAGTTCTGGTGGATAGATACGAGCAAATGGAATGAGGACTTTGTCCTGGGGTGGGATTTCCGTCGACTTGGTGCCGTCCCATTCTAGATAAACTGGCTCAGCATTCATCCAGGCCTTGAAGGCATTGCCCTCTAGTTGCTGGAGATCTACAAGTTTCACATGTTTGACTATAAGAGTGGTTTCAGAAGATTTGTTTTCGATTTGCACTCGAAATCTATAACCTCGGAACGATTCATTCCCAAGAACAACTTGCTCCACAAATGGCTTTTCGTTCTTAAACTCGATGCCAGCGATCTGTTTCTTGGGCAGAAGTTTCTCCGCAGATGGAGCATGAACAGAGCGGTCCGTCCCGATATTAATGTTCACATCCCGGCCAGCCTGGATTGACTGTGGCGAATCTTTCATTTCCTGAACGACGTTGCCACTGTCGCCACCCCCCTTGCTGAAAAGCGAGAATACACCACTTATAACCGCAGCAAAAACAACAGCGACCGCCCCAATCCAGGCCGTTTTGACAGCGACTGACTTAGGCATATACTTACCCCTACCTCACGTGACGATCCATACTCACCGCCGCGAATCCTATGCGCTTTTTCAGAGTAGAGCAAGAACGTTGTGCGTGATCCATTCCGAGCAGGGACAGGTCCCTCAGCGGCCTGTCCCTGCCACCCCCTCTCTCTTTTGCCTCGGCTGGAATCTTTTCCACAAGGAGGCATGTGGCGGCGAGCGATGTCCGCCGGAGCGGCGGGGTCCCCGCCCGGCGTCAGGAGAAGGAAAGCTGGAACTGACCGAGGCGTCGCAATTGAAAATCGTGGCCGAGGGAATTCCAGAAGGTTTCCGCTCCTGACCGCCGTGGAAGGGGTGCCGTGGGAGGCGCGGAAGCGAGAGGCCGCATGCCTCCGCCCTCTCCTCGTCAATCGCGCTCTTCAAACCGATCTGATGATTTCGACTGTGGCTTCGGATGGAATGCGGCCGATGGTGGACTCCCGGCCTTTCCGTTCTTTCCGGACAATCTGATCGATCCTGACGATCGCGCCGCGGTGCCAGTCGTCCACGGGCGCATTCGAGTCCGACCGCAGCCGATCCTGCCGACCCACTTCAGGCCGCCCCATCTCATTACACAGCCAGGCCCTCTTCTCCCCCTTCATGATGCGCAGCTCGCTCACCACCCGATAGACCTCCGGACTGCGCAGCACGATGGTCTGTCCGTCTTTTCTGAGGAGAAGGTAGGAAAACTTCAGCGCGTCTTTGATAAAGCCCACCCTCCGGTCGATGGCCGCAACGACCGGCGGCGGCTCCCAGAGCCGCTCCTCATGGCACCAGTCCTCTGCCTTGACGAGGGCTGGGCAGGGTCGCTCGTGCAGGCAGGGGCTGTAGACGTTGCAGGCCCCGTCCGTCACCAACTGGTCACGAAGCTGGAGCAGAGGCCTGGAGGTGTCGCGCAAGGCCGGTTCCACGATCATCATGGTGCCCTGCGGATGCAGGAGGCCGAGGAGGTCGCGGAGCAATTGGACCCGTCTGGTGATCGGATCACGGGCGTCCGGGAACAGTTCGTTCACGACGTTCCCCAGGACGATCAAATCGTAGGGTCCATTGGCCACGCTCGTCGGAAACCTGCCTGCGCCCCACCCGCCCATGTCTCCTTTGACCGTGACCAGACGCAGGCTTGGCCCTAGCTCGATTGCCTTGTACGCATTCCACAGCCGTTCGCACAGGCCCAGGGCCAGAGCCGACCGTTCCACGGTCACGACTTCGCCTTCGACGTCGCGCAGGGCCTCGGTGGAGTTCAGCCAATCCAAGACCGCGAGCCCCGTAGTGCCGATCCCGCCACCGAGATCCAGGACCCTAAACTGCCCCTTGGCTCCCTGTCCTGCCGCAAGGGGTGGCGGCATCTCTTCCAGCAGGGCTTGGACTTTGGCGAGATTCACCGGAAGGTAATAGGCCAGGTAGGCGGCTCGAAGCTGATCCTGATCCAGGTAGGACGTCCGGAGGTCTTGCCGGTCCTTGGTGAAGAGTTGCGAGAGCGATTCCACCCCGTGGCAGAGCTGTGGCAGTCGGGCTTCCAGGACGTCCTGGTCCGTCAATCCGGATGCCTCGGCGAGGACTTTCAGTAAGGGAGTTGAGAGGGATTGGGCCATGCGCCGGTTGACCGTTAGAAAGGTCGTAGTGTATCTTGAACTACCCTCGAACTACTAGGGAGCCACGACCATGACAGACCCGATCATGCAAGCCTATCTCGCGGTCGAACGGGCCATGGAGCAATACAACCAGGCGCTCGAAGACCATGTCAAAATCCTCCGGTCGGCCGAATCCACCGACGCCGCCAAGCTCGAACGGATGACCCACGGAGCCAGGGCCATGCGCGACAGCAGCTCGATCTATCTCACCTACGCCAAGTTTATCGCCTACGGCATGCCCGAGAGCGAAGAGACGATCCAGGACGATCTTCAATCCTGAAGAGCCGGCCGGCGAAAAAACAAAGAGCCCAATCCTACAGAGGATTGGGCTCTTGTTTTGCAAACCTCGCCGGCCGATCAGATATTCTGCATGAAGTGGGATACGCTCGCCTGATCCACGTCCGTGCCCATAATGGCCGACAGCGGCACGTTGGTTGACTTCTTGCCGGTCAGGCCGGACTCCACTTCATCCACGATCAATTCCACTGGCATGGACTGCCCGCCGTAGACGTGCGGCCCGGCGATAATTTTCGCCTTGGAATGGCCGTAGATCGCCGTCGCCACGTCCTTGGCCAACCAGCCGACGTAATTGAATTCGGGCACCACGATCAGCTTCACATCCTTGCAGAGATCGCGCAGTTCCTGCGTGGGGAACGGGCGCAGCGACCGGATCTTGATCAATCCGACCTTGATGCCCTTCTCGGCGCAGAGACGGACCGCTTCTCGGGATTGCGCGGCCGCGCTGCCGGAGGCGATGATCACCGCATCCGCCTTGTCCACGTTCTCCGCCGTGCACAGTCCGCCCATATACTTGGTGATGTATTTCCTGGACCGCTCGACCGCCGCCCACACTTCCTGCTGCCAGACCGCGTGGATGTTGTAGGCCATGAAGTTCGACTTCTGCACCGGGGCGTCACGCGACAACCGGGCGGGAGGATTTTCCGCGTCTAGCACCGGCACCGCGCCGCGCCACGCTTCACGGGGCGGCAGCTTCATGCTCTTGTCCTGCATGCGCACGTACCCGCGGGCGTGGGTGACGAAAAAGCCGTCGCAGCAGACGCCGACCGGCAGGGTCACATCGTTCATCTCGCTGATGATGAACCCCTTCATGATGAAGTCGAACATGTCCTGCTGGTTTTCGGCGTGGAAGACGATCATCCCGCAGTTCAGTAGATATGCAATCTCGATGTTGTCCGGCTGGATGGCCAGCGGCGCATTGACCACCCGGCAGGTGAACATCGCCACCGCCGGCAGCCGATGGCCGGGCCAGGAGGCGATCCCTTCGAGGCCGCGCAGCGTCCCCGGCCCCGCCGTGGCGGTGAAGCAGCGCACGCCGGCCCGGGACCCGCCTGCGATCGCCGCCATGACGCCGACTTCTTCCTCGCCCCGGTAATATTCCTTGACGTAGCCTTCGCCGTACAGCACGCCGACCAGTTGCATGGTTTCGCTCTGCGGCGTGATCGGATAGGCGATCGCCATATCCACGTTCGACCGGCGAATGGCTTCCTTGGCCGCTTCGCTCCCCGTGATAAACTCCTTGGTCCGCGGCGCATCGAAGAACATGTATTCGGGCGTGACCACGCGCTGTTTCTTGGCCTCCGCGTGCGGGTCCTTCTTGACCTCGGTCTTCGGAGCCGCCGCGACGCTGGTGATCGGATCGCCCTGCGGATTGGTTTTGACTTCGGTGTCCAGGGATTCGCTCATCGTTGCACCTCTCTGTATATCGGTCAGGTCTGCGACCTTACCCTTCGCGCTTCATCTGTTCCGGGTTGTGACCAAAGGCTGTGGCGCCTGCCGTGCCGCCCGGCGTGGGCATGAAGGCCAGCGGATTCGTGTGGGTCTTACCCCCATGCACCTTCGACTGGGTGCCGGTGAAGCGGACGTTCTCGCCGTTCGCCGGCAGCTTGAGGCCCATCTCCTCGCGCACCCGCTTGAAAATCTGGGCGACCTTCTTGAGCTTGGCCGTGTCCGAATCGCGGATCGTGAGCATGGCGTCCTCGTGCCCCTGCTCCGCGCAGACCGCGCCCGTGCAGCAGTTCGTGCCGGCCCGGATCATTTTCAAGGTCAGGTTGGCATAGTGACAATGGACGCCGATGAAGATGCAGGCTTCGATCTTGTTGCCCCAGATCGTCAGATTCGGATGGTTCGGATTGATCACTTCCTCATGGTCGATCTTCGGATACTTGGGCCGGTAGTCCGGCATGGGGATGATCAACACGTCCGGGATCTGCGCCGCAATCTCCAGCACCGCCTTGGCCTTCTCCACCGCGTGATCGTTCCAGGCCCAGAGCACCATCGGGCCGGGAAAAAGCGTGGCGTTCGGGCTCGTCAGCATCTTCCGCGCCATCTCCTCGATCACCAGGTCCTCATTGGGCTCCAGCAGCCCGTACATGAGCCCCTGGCCGGGATCGGGCAACATCACGCCCAACTGCGCGGCCGAGGGAGGATGGAACCCGGCCGGGCCGGGGACAATAATGCGTTCTGGCTTCTGTTCCGTCGTCTTCACGCGTTCTGTCTCCCTTAACTAGCCGACGACCGGACTGGCCAGCACGGCGGTGGTGCTCTTCTCGCCGTACACCACGTTGTCGGTAATAGCCGCATTCGGCAGCTGGTCGATCATGATCATCTTGATCGCGTTATGTTTGGCCATGTTGTCGCACACCCATACGCACTGAGCGCAGCCCTTGCACCGATCCACCGCCACGTAGGCCGCGCCGTACTTGTAGCCTTTGTCCTTCCCGGCCTGGTCGTTGTAGAGGATCGTGTTTGCCTCGGGACAGAACTGGGTGCAGAGCTTACAGCTCGTCTGGGCACAAATGTCAACGTTGATATCGGCCACAAGATACATGGAGATTCCTCTTTTTTATGGCGGTCAGACTCTCGCCGCGGCGGCCGCTTCCGCCTTCTTGGCGGCCTTGCTGATTTCGTCCCAACCGTGCGCAGCCGCAAAATCCCAGCCGGCCTTGATCACCGCCACGTTCTTATCGATCAGTTCCTGCTTCTTCTTGAACTTCCGCTCGACCACGCTGTCCAGGGCCGCGGTGCCGCCCGACACGACAAACCCCTTGCCGAGGAACCGGTCCTTCACCGCCTGCTCCAACGCGGCGATGGTGGTCAGGCCGGTGATGCAGCCGATCGCACCCATCAGCGCCATATTGGTCGCCAAGTCCATCCCGGCCACCTCCAGCGAGATCTTCGTCGCGGGCAGATAGTAGAGTTTCGCGCGGCGCTCCTCCAACTCGCGGGCCTGATCCTTGTGCAGCTTCATCGGCCCGTCGTTGTTGATCAACGCGACCCCGTCCTCTTTCAGCCCGAAGTAGAAGGGCATCGTGTAGGACTTGCCGTGCGTGATGACCTGCGGGTGGAAAATGATGATGATGTGCGGGAACGTGATCTCCCCGATCTCGTAGATCGGCTCATCGGACACCCGCACGTAGCTCTCCACCGGCGCCATCCGCTTTTCAGAGCCGTAGAACGGGACGATCGTGCTTTCCCCGCCCGCGTTGATGACCGCCGTGCTCAGGATGTGCGAGCCGGTGACGACCCCCTGGCCCCCGACGCCGGCCATCCGAATGTTGAAGCGTTTCGCCATCGCGCCCTCCGTACCAACCTTCGGTTGAGCCGCCGCGTTCGATCACATCGCGGCGGATAGTGACTTTGCCTCCAGTAGGCTCAAATTCTTCCAGCTTGCGAGAACCGCCGGCTTAGGCCTTGGTCACCGCCGGAGCCGGCTTCGGCAGAAACTCCTTGTAGCCGTAGCGATCTGCGAGGAATTGCTTGGCTTCGTCGGTCACGTACTCGGTGAACTGGTAGCGGTCGCCTTCGACGTTCTTGGCGTCTTCCATGACTTTGTCCGTGGGAATGGCGTATTCGATGTTGCAGGAGGTGTAGGCTTGAATGTAGCTGGAGCCGACTTCGCGCGCGATCAGCACCGCCTTCTTGATCACCGCTTCGACCCGCCGCGGATTGTTCGGCACGACGGTGGCGACATAGGCACAGCCCGCCAGCTTGGCCAGGCTCACCATGTCCATCTTCTCGAACTTTTTGCCGAGCGGGGCCATCTTGAGCACGGCGCCCTTGTTGGTCATGCCGCTCTCCTGGCCACCGGTGTTCCCATACACTTCGTTGTCCAGCATGATCGTCGTGAACCGCTCGTGACGAAACCAGGAATGCACCACCTGCTGGAAGCCGATATCGGCCGTGCCGCCGTCGCCGGCCATCACGACCACATCCTTGGGCTTGTCGCCGAAGCGCAACCGCAGCCCGCGAGACAGTCCGCTCGCCACGCCGTTCTGGTCTCCGTAGTTGCCGTAGACGAAGGGAATGGCGGCCTGCGAGATCGCCAGGCGGCCGCATCCGGCCGTGCCGACCGTGATCGTATCTTCCGGATTCGGGAAGGAGATCATAGCCAGACGGATGAAGAGCGTCATGGCGCAGCCGGCGCACATGGGATGCTCCTCCAGAATTTCCTTGAAGCTCCCCATCTGCGATACGGTCGTCTTCTTGCCGAAGGGACCGTGCTCAACCATGTCCTTGTATTCCTTGGGCATGAACTTGTCGAAGCCCGGCGAGAACTTCACATAATCGAGACTCATGTGGACACCTCCCAATCTATAGCGACCACC includes:
- a CDS encoding ferredoxin oxidoreductase; this encodes MSESLDTEVKTNPQGDPITSVAAAPKTEVKKDPHAEAKKQRVVTPEYMFFDAPRTKEFITGSEAAKEAIRRSNVDMAIAYPITPQSETMQLVGVLYGEGYVKEYYRGEEEVGVMAAIAGGSRAGVRCFTATAGPGTLRGLEGIASWPGHRLPAVAMFTCRVVNAPLAIQPDNIEIAYLLNCGMIVFHAENQQDMFDFIMKGFIISEMNDVTLPVGVCCDGFFVTHARGYVRMQDKSMKLPPREAWRGAVPVLDAENPPARLSRDAPVQKSNFMAYNIHAVWQQEVWAAVERSRKYITKYMGGLCTAENVDKADAVIIASGSAAAQSREAVRLCAEKGIKVGLIKIRSLRPFPTQELRDLCKDVKLIVVPEFNYVGWLAKDVATAIYGHSKAKIIAGPHVYGGQSMPVELIVDEVESGLTGKKSTNVPLSAIMGTDVDQASVSHFMQNI
- a CDS encoding ferredoxin oxidoreductase: MAKRFNIRMAGVGGQGVVTGSHILSTAVINAGGESTIVPFYGSEKRMAPVESYVRVSDEPIYEIGEITFPHIIIIFHPQVITHGKSYTMPFYFGLKEDGVALINNDGPMKLHKDQARELEERRAKLYYLPATKISLEVAGMDLATNMALMGAIGCITGLTTIAALEQAVKDRFLGKGFVVSGGTAALDSVVERKFKKKQELIDKNVAVIKAGWDFAAAHGWDEISKAAKKAEAAAAARV
- a CDS encoding ferredoxin oxidoreductase yields the protein MSLDYVKFSPGFDKFMPKEYKDMVEHGPFGKKTTVSQMGSFKEILEEHPMCAGCAMTLFIRLAMISFPNPEDTITVGTAGCGRLAISQAAIPFVYGNYGDQNGVASGLSRGLRLRFGDKPKDVVVMAGDGGTADIGFQQVVHSWFRHERFTTIMLDNEVYGNTGGQESGMTNKGAVLKMAPLGKKFEKMDMVSLAKLAGCAYVATVVPNNPRRVEAVIKKAVLIAREVGSSYIQAYTSCNIEYAIPTDKVMEDAKNVEGDRYQFTEYVTDEAKQFLADRYGYKEFLPKPAPAVTKA
- a CDS encoding 2-oxoglutarate:ferredoxin oxidoreductase, yielding MKTTEQKPERIIVPGPAGFHPPSAAQLGVMLPDPGQGLMYGLLEPNEDLVIEEMARKMLTSPNATLFPGPMVLWAWNDHAVEKAKAVLEIAAQIPDVLIIPMPDYRPKYPKIDHEEVINPNHPNLTIWGNKIEACIFIGVHCHYANLTLKMIRAGTNCCTGAVCAEQGHEDAMLTIRDSDTAKLKKVAQIFKRVREEMGLKLPANGENVRFTGTQSKVHGGKTHTNPLAFMPTPGGTAGATAFGHNPEQMKREG